The DNA window CGTTCGAGCGGCCATCGACTTGTACGAGGCCGGCGGCTGGAGCGCCATCCGACCGACTCGGCGGGGACGCGCCAGAGGCGACGGTCGGGTGCTCAGTCAAGCGCAAGAAGAGACGATCCAGCGCATGATCATTGACACACGTCCCGAGCAACTCAAGATGGACTTCCATCTGTGGAGCCGCGCTGCGGTGATGCAACTCATTGAACAAGAGTTTGACATCAAACTACAGGTGCGCAGCGTTGGAAAGTACCTCACCCGCTGGGGCTTTACGCCGCAAAAGCCCATCAAGCGAGCCTATGAGCAAAGCCCTGCGGCGGTGCAGGCTTGGCTGGAGGGGGAATACCCCGCCATCGAGCAGCGCGCCAGGGCTGAGGGCGCGGAAATTCACTGGGGAGACGAAACCGCGCTGGTCAACACAGACGTGCGCGGCAGAAGCTTTGCCCCTGCGGGCAAAACCCCGGTGGCGATGGCGGTGGGCGGGACGCGCCAGAAGCTCTCGATGATCGCCACGGTCACGAACCAGGGCAAGACCCGCTGGATGATCATCGACGAGACGTTTGACGCCGACAAGCTGATCGAGTTCTTGCAGGCGTTGATCAAGGATGCAGGCAGGAAGGTGTTCCTGATTCTGGACAACCTGAGGGTGCATCACAGCAAGTTGGTGAAGGCGTGGGTCGCCTTGCACAACGCGCAGATCGAGCTGTTTTACCTGCCCAGTTACAGCCCCCAACTCAACCCTGAGGAGAGGCTCAACGCCGATCTCAAACAGGAAATGGGCAAACGCGTGCCGGTGCGAACCAAGGCCAAATTACGCGAAGCTGCGAACGACCATATGGCGATGCTGGAACAAAACCCGCAGCGTGTGATGAGCTACTTCCAGGACCGGCGCGTTCGCTACGCAGCTTAATACTTCACAGGGCCGGAGCAATAATGAGAAAGGACGAAAGGCTCAGGCGGGATGGTTGTCGGCGGGGAGGAGCCAGCAGTGCTCCGAAACGAGGTCGATGGACACCGCATCCTGGGACAGATCGTGCGGGCTGGTGCCCTGGATGCGATCGCCGTTGGGGTGTTCGACTTCAACGTGGAAGAGCCCAGCTTCAAAGCGGCGCTTGTGCACCCGCCAGGCGCCCGCTTGGGCGTGGATGCGAACCGCCTCAGGACGAAGCAGCAGGCGCGCAGGCCCGGTTCGGAGCGAGGAGTGGGCGGGGGCTTGCCAAGCCCTGCCGTCGAAGGTGAATCGAGCGAGATCGTTCTGCTCAAGGAAATCGACGTTGACCGGCACGCTGCGAAAACTGCCGGTCAGTCCGGCCACGACCTCACTGGACGGCTCACGGTACACCGTCGCTGGCGTGCTCCATTGCACGATGCGTCCCTGCTCGAGAACGGCCACATGCCGTCCGAGGGCGAACGCCTCGGAGGGGTCGTGCGTGACGTGAAGCGCGGTCGTGCGGGTTTCGCCGAACAGGGTCTGCAGATAGCTCTGCAATTCTTCTCGGGTCGGGCCGTCGACTGCAGATAGAGGTTCGTCGAGCAACACCAAGCTGGGCTTAGCCACCAGCGCGCGGCAAATGGCCACACGTTGCCTTTGGCCTCCAGATAAGGTGGCGGGCTTGCGTCGGCCATACCCGGCCAGACCCACGCGATCCAGCAATTCCTCGGCCCATCGGTGATCGGCCGGCAGTTTGCGTGCGCGCAAGGGGAACAGGATGTTGTCCATGACGTCGAGATGCGGCCAGAGATTGGCATCCTGAAACACCATGCCCAGACCGCGCTGGTGCGGCGGGCGGTCGATCGACTGGGTTGGATCGCAGACCGTTTCGCCATCGATTGCGATCTGCCCCGCATGGGGATGGACAAACCCCGCAACCGCCGCGAGCAGTGTGCTCTTGCCCGATCCGGATCGTCCCAGGAGACAGGCATAGTCGCCCGGCTCCAGATCGAACTGAATGTCACGCAGAACGGGCTGACCTCCGTAGTCCGCCTGCAGCCCACGGATGCGCAATGCTGTCATGCCTGCTGCTCTCAGAATCGGTATTGCAGCATCAGGCGGTTGTAGACCAGCGAGCGATAGGCCGCAGAAGACGCCCCATTGCTGATCAACAAGCGCTCACGAATAGACAGCCCTTTGAGCTTGCCGCGCAGGGCATAGGTCGCATCCAAATAGACGGCATGCGGATTGCCGCTGTAGGTTGTATGAAACTTCAACGCGGCCACCTTCAGCTTGAGCTGATGGTCGAGGAAGCTTCGGCTATACGCCAACTCGGTGGCATCTCCCGGTCCGTAGGCCAACAGGTCGACGTGCATGACTGCGGTATACATCGCCGAGGAATCGCGATAGGGCGAAACGATGGAACCTCCGCCAAAGGAATTGGCGTGATCTTCCAGCTTGTTGTAGGCCAAGGAGACATTGTTGCCCGAGAACTTGACGCCGCCGCGCAAGCCCCAGAGCGTGGAATCGACCGCTCCGCCTTTGCCAAACAGCGTTGCCTTGTACTTCTGAAACATCGAGCCGCCCGTCTGATGCATGAACTGCGCATCGACGTAGGGGGCGAAAGCGTCGTGGGCTTTGCCGAAAGCGTAGCCGCCATTCAGATAGGTGCTGCGCGCAAAGTCGGTGTAGTCATAGAACCAGGCCTCCCCATGAATGGGGCCAGAGTGATAGCGTGCGCCGATCACGCTGGTGCCGCTGGCTTCGGGAAGTACGGTTTTCTTAGGAAACACCGTGGTTGTGCCGTACAGCTCATCGTCTTCGTAGCCGTTGGGGTAGTAGAGGTTGTCGTGCGTGAAACCATCGGAGGTCCGGCTCTTGAAGGCGTTGATGC is part of the Thiomonas sp. X19 genome and encodes:
- a CDS encoding IS630 family transposase yields the protein MEKENARKQTLEQLHERRKQVVRLHKRGVKIMQIVDMTGLSYPPVRAAIDLYEAGGWSAIRPTRRGRARGDGRVLSQAQEETIQRMIIDTRPEQLKMDFHLWSRAAVMQLIEQEFDIKLQVRSVGKYLTRWGFTPQKPIKRAYEQSPAAVQAWLEGEYPAIEQRARAEGAEIHWGDETALVNTDVRGRSFAPAGKTPVAMAVGGTRQKLSMIATVTNQGKTRWMIIDETFDADKLIEFLQALIKDAGRKVFLILDNLRVHHSKLVKAWVALHNAQIELFYLPSYSPQLNPEERLNADLKQEMGKRVPVRTKAKLREAANDHMAMLEQNPQRVMSYFQDRRVRYAA
- a CDS encoding ABC transporter ATP-binding protein, which translates into the protein MTALRIRGLQADYGGQPVLRDIQFDLEPGDYACLLGRSGSGKSTLLAAVAGFVHPHAGQIAIDGETVCDPTQSIDRPPHQRGLGMVFQDANLWPHLDVMDNILFPLRARKLPADHRWAEELLDRVGLAGYGRRKPATLSGGQRQRVAICRALVAKPSLVLLDEPLSAVDGPTREELQSYLQTLFGETRTTALHVTHDPSEAFALGRHVAVLEQGRIVQWSTPATVYREPSSEVVAGLTGSFRSVPVNVDFLEQNDLARFTFDGRAWQAPAHSSLRTGPARLLLRPEAVRIHAQAGAWRVHKRRFEAGLFHVEVEHPNGDRIQGTSPHDLSQDAVSIDLVSEHCWLLPADNHPA
- a CDS encoding OprD family outer membrane porin, with product MTTHPFTFRKPLLALALSAASVLSLPTPSQAASPASFFHVSGFVRLYGFNKNYGAPTKPDQRSSALGEGLNITTDPFLGGFGLGLSVYNANAIETFPAGDKAHETTLMGAKSSLTTVGQAYVQYARDGALIRAGRQIINTPWMGARDSRMIPQTFQGVWASIAPMKGLQLMATRINAFKSRTSDGFTHDNLYYPNGYEDDELYGTTTVFPKKTVLPEASGTSVIGARYHSGPIHGEAWFYDYTDFARSTYLNGGYAFGKAHDAFAPYVDAQFMHQTGGSMFQKYKATLFGKGGAVDSTLWGLRGGVKFSGNNVSLAYNKLEDHANSFGGGSIVSPYRDSSAMYTAVMHVDLLAYGPGDATELAYSRSFLDHQLKLKVAALKFHTTYSGNPHAVYLDATYALRGKLKGLSIRERLLISNGASSAAYRSLVYNRLMLQYRF